The following proteins are encoded in a genomic region of Musa acuminata AAA Group cultivar baxijiao chromosome BXJ2-11, Cavendish_Baxijiao_AAA, whole genome shotgun sequence:
- the LOC135586176 gene encoding beta-glucosidase 18-like isoform X2: MERRKKVVVVLASAFIFLVQSLFSTTCALRRDQFPPSFLFGTSTSAYQIEGAYQEGNKSLSNWDVFTHSQGGKIKDGSNGDVAADHYHIYMEDIELMHSLGINSYRFSISWSRVLPRGRYGKINPTGIAFYNNLIDSLLLRGIEPFVTLSHYDIPQELEDRYGAWLSPKIQKDFGYFAEVCFSKFGDRVKHWTTFNEPHMMVRHGYGTGEYPPGHRNKEFIAGHNAILSHATAVEIYRKRYQVKQQGMIGIVIFMCWFEPLRNNSLDFLVAQQVMSFQAAWFLDPIIHGDYPPEMRQALGSKLPTFSIKERRKLQYKLDFIGINHYTSLYVRDCTFSPCKSSRNIGESFIYTERNGIPIGKPTAMPNYYVVPYGIEEVVLYTMRRYNNTPMFITENGYAQHSNSSMTELLNDSDRVDSMRQYLTYLNNAMRKGADVRGYFVWSLIDNFEWLYGYTMRFGLHHVDYNTQKRTPKLSARWYKQFLHGVEGQHEHEQVDTI, from the exons atggagaggaggaagaaggtcgTCGTCGTCCTCGCATCCGCTTTCATCTTCCTCGTGCAGTCGTTGTTTTCCACCACTTGTGCTCTCCGCCGGGATCAGTTCCCTCCATCTTTTCTCTTCGGGACCTCAACCTCCGCCTACCAG ATCGAGGGTGCATATCAAGAAGGTAACAAAAGCTTGAGCAACTGGGACGTCTTCACTCACTCACAAG GAGGCAAGATAAAGGATGGCAGCAATGGAGATGTTGCAGCTGATCATTACCACATCTACATG GAAGATATTGAGCTGATGCATTCACTCGGAATCAACTCCTACAGGTTCTCCATTTCATGGTCGAGAGTCCTCCCAA GAGGTCGATATGGGAAGATTAATCCGACAGGCATAGCATTCTACAACAACCTTATCGATTCCCTGTTGCTAAGAG GCATAGAACCATTTGTCACACTGAGTCACTATGACATTCCTCAAGAACTCGAAGATCGATATGGAGCTTGGCTAAGTCCAAAAATACA GAAAGATTTTGGATATTTTGCTGAGGTTTGCTTTAGCAAATTTGGTGATAGAGTGAAGCATTGGACCACATTCAACGAGCCACATATGATGGTGAGACATGGATATGGCACCGGAGAGTATCCTCCCGGGCATCGCAATAAAGAATTTATAGCCGGTCACAATGCGATATTATCGCATGCTACCGCAGTGGAGATCTATAGGAAGAGATATCAG GTGAAACAGCAAGGCATGATTGGGATTGTAATTTTCATGTGCTGGTTTGAGCCACTCAGGAACAACTCATTGGACTTTCTGGTAGCCCAACAAGTAATGTCCTTCCAAGCTGCATG GTTTCTTGATCCAATAATCCATGGTGATTATCCACCCGAAATGCGGCAGGCTTTAGGTTCAAAACTCCCTACATTCTCAATTAAGGAGAGGAGAAAGCTTCAATATAAGTTGGATTTTATTGGAATCAATCACTATACTAGTTTGTATGTCAGAGACTGTACCTTTTCTCCATGCAAGTCAAGTAGAAATATAGGTGAATCATTTATCTACACCGAAAGAAATGGAATTCCCATTGGAAAACCA ACCGCAATGCCAAATTACTATGTTGTTCCTTACGGCATCGAAGAGGTGGTTTTGTACACCATGAGAAGATACAATAACACCCCCATGTTCATCACTGAAAACG GTTATGCCCAACACAGCAACTCTTCGATGACGGAGTTACTGAATGACAGCGATAGAGTGGACTCCATGCGTCAATATCTTACTTATCTAAACAATGCCATGAG GAAAGGGGCAGACGTTAGGGGTTACTTCGTGTGGTCTCTCATAGATAACTTCGAATGGCTTTATGGGTACACCATGAGATTTGGACTCCATCATGTGGACTACAATAcacagaagaggacaccaaagttaTCGGCGAGGTGGTACAAGCAATTCCTACATGGTGTTGAGGGACAACATGAACATGAGCAAGTAGATACGATTTAA
- the LOC135586176 gene encoding beta-glucosidase 18-like isoform X1 — protein MERRKKVVVVLASAFIFLVQSLFSTTCALRRDQFPPSFLFGTSTSAYQIEGAYQEGNKSLSNWDVFTHSQGGKIKDGSNGDVAADHYHIYMEDIELMHSLGINSYRFSISWSRVLPRGRYGKINPTGIAFYNNLIDSLLLRAGIEPFVTLSHYDIPQELEDRYGAWLSPKIQKDFGYFAEVCFSKFGDRVKHWTTFNEPHMMVRHGYGTGEYPPGHRNKEFIAGHNAILSHATAVEIYRKRYQVKQQGMIGIVIFMCWFEPLRNNSLDFLVAQQVMSFQAAWFLDPIIHGDYPPEMRQALGSKLPTFSIKERRKLQYKLDFIGINHYTSLYVRDCTFSPCKSSRNIGESFIYTERNGIPIGKPTAMPNYYVVPYGIEEVVLYTMRRYNNTPMFITENGYAQHSNSSMTELLNDSDRVDSMRQYLTYLNNAMRKGADVRGYFVWSLIDNFEWLYGYTMRFGLHHVDYNTQKRTPKLSARWYKQFLHGVEGQHEHEQVDTI, from the exons atggagaggaggaagaaggtcgTCGTCGTCCTCGCATCCGCTTTCATCTTCCTCGTGCAGTCGTTGTTTTCCACCACTTGTGCTCTCCGCCGGGATCAGTTCCCTCCATCTTTTCTCTTCGGGACCTCAACCTCCGCCTACCAG ATCGAGGGTGCATATCAAGAAGGTAACAAAAGCTTGAGCAACTGGGACGTCTTCACTCACTCACAAG GAGGCAAGATAAAGGATGGCAGCAATGGAGATGTTGCAGCTGATCATTACCACATCTACATG GAAGATATTGAGCTGATGCATTCACTCGGAATCAACTCCTACAGGTTCTCCATTTCATGGTCGAGAGTCCTCCCAA GAGGTCGATATGGGAAGATTAATCCGACAGGCATAGCATTCTACAACAACCTTATCGATTCCCTGTTGCTAAGAG CAGGCATAGAACCATTTGTCACACTGAGTCACTATGACATTCCTCAAGAACTCGAAGATCGATATGGAGCTTGGCTAAGTCCAAAAATACA GAAAGATTTTGGATATTTTGCTGAGGTTTGCTTTAGCAAATTTGGTGATAGAGTGAAGCATTGGACCACATTCAACGAGCCACATATGATGGTGAGACATGGATATGGCACCGGAGAGTATCCTCCCGGGCATCGCAATAAAGAATTTATAGCCGGTCACAATGCGATATTATCGCATGCTACCGCAGTGGAGATCTATAGGAAGAGATATCAG GTGAAACAGCAAGGCATGATTGGGATTGTAATTTTCATGTGCTGGTTTGAGCCACTCAGGAACAACTCATTGGACTTTCTGGTAGCCCAACAAGTAATGTCCTTCCAAGCTGCATG GTTTCTTGATCCAATAATCCATGGTGATTATCCACCCGAAATGCGGCAGGCTTTAGGTTCAAAACTCCCTACATTCTCAATTAAGGAGAGGAGAAAGCTTCAATATAAGTTGGATTTTATTGGAATCAATCACTATACTAGTTTGTATGTCAGAGACTGTACCTTTTCTCCATGCAAGTCAAGTAGAAATATAGGTGAATCATTTATCTACACCGAAAGAAATGGAATTCCCATTGGAAAACCA ACCGCAATGCCAAATTACTATGTTGTTCCTTACGGCATCGAAGAGGTGGTTTTGTACACCATGAGAAGATACAATAACACCCCCATGTTCATCACTGAAAACG GTTATGCCCAACACAGCAACTCTTCGATGACGGAGTTACTGAATGACAGCGATAGAGTGGACTCCATGCGTCAATATCTTACTTATCTAAACAATGCCATGAG GAAAGGGGCAGACGTTAGGGGTTACTTCGTGTGGTCTCTCATAGATAACTTCGAATGGCTTTATGGGTACACCATGAGATTTGGACTCCATCATGTGGACTACAATAcacagaagaggacaccaaagttaTCGGCGAGGTGGTACAAGCAATTCCTACATGGTGTTGAGGGACAACATGAACATGAGCAAGTAGATACGATTTAA
- the LOC103970560 gene encoding light-harvesting complex-like protein 3 isotype 1, chloroplastic has product MPMMALLASPHPPTIFRALSCKRNHLRPRITSPPPSLLLLTARNLSLVLARSADGSADAADGNMEKKDEAVPPTPRPLESERNKQPHQQQQQYHHHEIRDGSVVKTQALKFEDTRWVGGTWDTRQFGKNGRTDWDAVIHAEASRRKWLEDHPEASSMDEPVIFDTSIIPWWAWIKSFHLPEAEKLNGRAAMIGFFMAYFIDSLTGIGLVGQTGNFFCKTMLFATVVWVLLIRENRDIKNLNKLFEETTMYDKQWRATWQDDAPGDSKK; this is encoded by the exons ATGCCGATGATGGCGTTGTTGGCCTCTCCTCATCCGCCGACCATCTTCCGTGCCCTATCCTGTAAGCGTAACCATCTCCGCCCCAGAATCACATCACCGccgccctctcttctacttctgacTGCCAGGAACCTATCTCTGGTTCTTGCGAGATCCGCGGATGGATCTGCTGACGCCGCAGACGGGAATATGGAGAAGAAGGACGAGGCCGTTCCTCCTACTCCTCGTCCTCTGGAGTCGGAGAGGAATAAGCAGccgcatcagcagcagcagcagtaccaccaccatgaGATTCGTGATGGTTCCGTGGTGAAGACACAAGCGCTCAAGTTCGAGGACACGAGATGGGTTGGGGGAACCTGGGATACGAGGCAGtttgggaagaatggaagaacagATTGGGACGCCGTCATACATGCCG AGGCTAGCAGGAGAAAATGGCTTGAAGACCATCCTGAAGCCTCAAGTATGGACGAACCTGTAATATTTGATACATCAATCATACCCTGGTGGGCATGGATCAAAAGTTTTCACCTTCCTGAAGCTGAGAAACTCAATG GTCGTGCTGCAATGATTGGTTTTTTCATGGCTTATTTCATCGATAGCTTAACCGGCATCGGGCTTGTTGGTCAAACGGGTAACTTTTTCTGCAAAACCATGTTATTTGCAACCGTAGTTTGGGTACTGCTGATCAGGGAAAAcagagatatcaagaacttaaatAAGCTCTTCGAGGAAACGACTATGTACGACAAGCAATGGCGAGCAACTTGGCAGGATGATGCTCCTGGCGACTCCAAGAAGTGA